From the Streptococcus sanguinis genome, the window ATCAAGATTGATGCCAAAGGCCGGGTAGATGCTTCCATGAAAGTATTGCTGCCGCGTCCGCCAAAGTCTGATAAGCCAAAACACCATCATGACAAGGGACATCATCCGCGCAAGGAGCACAAGGGTCATAAGGACCATCAAGAAAGCCCTAAAACAGAAGAATAAGAGGTCGCTTATCCCTGTAGACCTCATCAGAAATCGGCAGAGGCGAGCCTAGTTCTCGTCTCTCCTTGTTTAGAGAAGGAAGGAGGCTAGCATGGGTTGGTGGAAGGAATCCATTGATATTGTAAAGGAAAATGATCCGGCGGCACGAACGTCGCTGGAAGTTTTGCTAACCTATCCAGGCATTAAAGCTTTGGCGGCCCACCGCCTCTCGCATTTTTTGTGGCGGCACGGCTTTAAGCTGCTGGCGCGAATGCACAGTCAATTCTGGCGTTTCTGGACCCAGATTGAGATTCATCCCGGTGCTCAGATTGAGTCAGGTGTCTTCATTGACCATGGCAGTGGCCTAGTGATTGGTGAGACAGCCATTGTGGAGAGGGGGGCCATGCTTTACCACGGCGTTACCCTAGGCGGTACGGGCAAGGATACAGGTAAACGCCATCCGACCGTGCGCCGGGGTGCCTTGGTCTCTGCCCATGCTCAAGTCATTGGACCAATTGAGATTGGAGAGAAAGCCAAGGTCGGAGCCGGTGCAGTTGTTGTGGCGGATGTTCCAAGTGATGTGACTGTGGTTGGTGTACCAGCGAAAATTGTCCGTGTTCACGGTGAGAAGGACGAGCCAACCATTCACGAGGTAGAGGAGAAACGGGAATACTATCTAGACAAGCTAGAGCATGCCCGTGAAGCCAGCCACCATTCATCAAGTCTTTAGGAAAGGGTAGCAAAGTTATCGAGGTGAAGTATGACAGGAGGAACCGACATGTCAGATTTATCAGATGCTATTTTGAACCAGGTAGTCCTTGAACTGAAAGAGCGCTTGGACGGTCCTGCCAAGGAGCGCTTTACAAAACTACCGCCTAGCCACCAGCGCGAATGGGCTCGCTATATCAGTGAAGCCAAAAAAGATGAGACCAAGCTGCGCCGCATAGAAAAGATGAAGGTGGATTTGCTGGAGCCTTAAAGAAAGTGAAGTTATGCTATTAGAGGAATTTGAAGATGTAGCAGCAGTCATTGAGCCAACTGAAAAGCCAGTCCATGACAAGGGTGAAGTGTGTGAAACCATCATCCTGTCCTTTAATGGGGAAATTCTGAAACGTTTGATTGCGTCAGAAGAAGTTTATCCGGGAGGCTATTTGAAAAGTATAAACGGACAGCATCCATGGTATATTTATGGGCAAGGACCTAGTAAGCTAGCAGTTATGTTGGCTCCAATTGGGGCTCCCATGATAGTCGGCCAGCTGGAGGAGTTGGCGGCCAGAGGCTTCAAGAATTTCATCATTCTAGGTTCCTGTGGCGTTTTGGATCGCTCAATTGAGGCGGATAAGATTATCCTGCCCGCAGCCGCATTGCGAGATGAAGGAACTAGCTATCACTATGCCCCGCCGAGTGACGAAGTAGCTTATGACGAGTCTCTGCTGATCGAGCTGGAAGCCATCTTTGACAAGCACGATATTGAGCATATCCGCACCAAGTCTTGGACGACTGATGCCTTTTATCGAGAAACACCTGATAAGGTCAAGCGTCGCTTGGCTGCCGGTGCCCAAGTGGTGGACATGGAAGCTTCGGCTATCATGGCTTGGAGTCAATTTCGCAAGACCAAGGTCTATCAGTTCTTCTACACTTCTGACTATGTGGATCATCATAACCGAATCTGGGATGCCCGCCATGAAGAGCGGACAGCTGATGCCATGACTTTTTTCACTATCGCTTTGACAATAGCAAAGGAACTAGAAAGGTAACTACAAGAATGGCAGTATATTTTTACGGCTGTATCACCATGGATGGCTACTTGGCAGACAGCCAGCACAGGATAGACTGGCTGCATCAGCTTGGTTCTGTAGAGGATACAGGCTATGATGACTTTTACAGGCAAATGGATATCACCATCATGGGCAAGCGGACTTTTGAGGAAATCCAAGATTTGCAAGATGTAGAAAGTTTTTATCAAGCTACGGAAAACTATGTCTTTACGCATGATAGGCACCTGCCTGTCAGCAATTACCAGCCAGTAGCTGGGGATGTGGTGGACTTTGTTCACCAGATTGACAAAGGCAAAAATGTCTTTGTGATTGGTGGTAATTCCTTGGTAGGACCGCTCTTGGATGCGGATCTTTTCGACCACCTCATTATTCAGATAGCACCCCTTATCCTAGGAAAGGGGGTTCCCCTCTTTACCCAAGAGGAAGGGCAGCGCTTTTACCAACTGGATAGCCTCAGACAATTTGGCCCTTTTGCAGAGCTGGTTTTCAGCCGAAAAAGTCAGAAATAGAGAAGGGAGTGGACCGCATGATTAAAATTTACGACACCATGACCCGCAGCCTACGTGAATTTGTGCCCATTGAAGAGGGCAAGGTTCGCATGTATGTCTGCGGTCCGACGGTTTATAACTATATCCATGTCGGCAATGCCCGCTCAACAGTAGCTTTTGACACAGTTCGTCGCTATTTTGAGTATCGGGGATTTGAGGTCAATTATATTTCCAATTTTACAGATGTAGATGATAAGATTATCCATCGCGCCAAGGAAGAAGGCATCACTCCCAAAGAAGTGGCTGACAAGTATATCGCTGCTTTTCGTGAGGATGTGACGGCCTTAGGTGTCAAGCCGGCTACTCAGCATCCGCGCGTGATTGACTTTATGGAGGCAATCATTGACTTTGTGCAGACTTTGGTGGACAAGGGCTATGCCTATGAGTCAGAGGGCGATGTCTACTTCCGTGTCGAAAAATCTCACAATTATGCCAAACTAGCCAACAAAACCTTAGCAGACTTGGAGTTGGGTGCTTCTGGTCGGACAGATGAGGAGACTGCTCGTAAGGAAAATCCGGTGGATTTTGCTCTCTGGAAGGCGGCCAAGCCGGGCGAGATTTCCTGGGACAGTCCTTGGGGAGCAGGTCGTCCGGGCTGGCACATCGAGTGTTCGGTCATGTCGACGGAGATCTTGGGTGATACTATTGATATCCACGGTGGTGGGGCAGACCTAGAGTTTCCTCACCATACCAATGAAATCGCCCAGTCAGAGGCCAAGACTGGTCAGACTTTTTCCAACTACTGGATGCACAATGGCTTTGTCAACATTGATGACGTCAAGATGTCCAAATCTCTAGGCAATTTTATCACTGTTCACGATGCCCTCAAGACCATTGACGGTCAGGTACTGCGTTTCTTCTTTGCTACCCAGCATTATCGCAAGCCCATTAATTTCACGGAAAAAGCTGTTCATGATGCAGCGACCAATCTCAAGTATTTGAAGAATACCTATGAGCAACCTTTCACTGGTCAGGCAGATTCTGCTCAGCTTCAGGCCTTTCTGGACAAGTTCACCGCTGCTATGGACGAAGATTTCAATGCGGCCAACGGTATCACGGTTGTCTTCGAGTTAGCCAAGTGGATCAATTCTGGCAATTACACCGCTGAAGTTAAGGAAGCATTTGCCGAGCTATTAGAAGTTTTTGGTATCGTCTTTGTAGAAGAAGTCTTGGATGCAGACATTGAGCGCTTGATTGAGGAACGCCAAGAAGCGCGTGCTAATCGAGACTTTGCGACTGCAGACCGTATTCGGGATGAATTGGCCGCTCAGGGCATCAAGCTTTTGGATACAAAGGATGGAGTGAGGTGGACACGTGACTGATGTCAACCTGATTAACGGCATTGCCCTTGCCTTTGAGGGAGATGCTGTCTACTCCATGTATATCCGGCGTCACCTGATTTTTCAAGGTCTGACCAAGCCCAATCAGCTGCACAGGGAAGCGACCAAGTATGTTTCTGCCAAGGCTCAGGCTAATCTCATCTCTCTCATGCTGGAAGAAGGGATTCTGACGGAGAAGGAAGAGGATATTTACAAGCGCGGCCGCAATGCCAACAGCCACACCAAGGCTAAGAATACGGACATCGTCACCTACCGGATGTCTACCGGCTTTGAGGCAGTCATGGGCTACCTGCATATGACCGAAGCAATTGAGCGACTGGAAGAGCTGATTGACTGGTGTATTCGGAAGATAGAGGGTTCGTTCTGATTATGAGAGGAAGTAATTTATGAGTGATTTCTTACAATTTGATAATTTTAATTTTAAGTTGGCTATTATTCAGGAGTTAATGTATGAACAAAACGTGCTTGAACCACGATTTGACGTTTACAGTTTTTGTGAATCTGAGAAATTATCTATAGATCCAGAAGACTTCTATGAGACACCAATTCCTGAAGTAGAGGCTTATTTCGAACGATTGGAAATACCTAAAGAGTATGCGCAGAATGTGGAAAGCCTCTTCTTTGATGGAGGTAATGATATCTATGCGCAATTAATCCCTTTATGGGATGGTGAAGATGATCAATTTGATTTGGAAAATGTGAGTGAAAAAGAGCTATCACAGTTTTCGAATTTAAAAACCATCGACGGAACGATCTTTCCATTTTCTAAAGAAGTACGTGATTTATTTGAATCCAAAGGAATTGATATCGAAGAGTAATATTTAGTAATAACGCTCTTATGTTTTATGAAAAAGCGATAGATAAACCTAAGATACAGTAAAATAATGTATCTAAATTGAATAAAGGAATCTTATGAAAAAATTTATATTGTTTGCAGTATGCTTATTTAGTCTGATGACACTTAGCGCCTGCATGTTTGTCCCTCTTTTCAGACGAAGTGGCAATACTTCGTCCTCATCTAGCTCTAGCTACTCTAGAAAACAGAGTTCATCTTCGAAAAAAGAATACTCTGATGACGACTATGACTATAGCTCATCTAGTTCGTCTTCTGCAATTGAAGATGATCCATATACTCTCTTTAATGATTTTGGTCAATCTTTGGATGCCCTTACTGATATGCAAGATATTGATAAGTGGGAAGAATTTAAATCAATCAATCTCATTTATTTTGAAGAGGAGTCTGATCGGGTTGCTACTAAAAAGGATGAAGTACGTGCTAAGTTGGGTCAGCCAACTTCAGAGCTCAGTAGTGGAGGTGACCTGTGGAAATCAGATAATTATACTATCCTTATTGCTTATGATGAAAATTCTGTTGTCATGAATAAGCTGATTACATTCACTTCTTCTAAGCAGGTGGAAAGTTTAAGCGGTATTTCTAAAGGAATGTCAGCCCAAGATGTTGTCAAAAAACTAGGTAAACCACGTGGACTGGATGTGACAGGTATGTTTACTCGCTTCGTTTGGGCGGACGAGGATGATAAGGACTATTACGTCTATTTTAAGGGAAACAAGGTTTATGATATTAAGGAACCTAATTAAAAAGACATCAGCTATATAGCCGATGTCATGAAATAAAAACTTGTTGTTTTAATGCGGAGATAAAGATGGTTAAAAGTCTTTATCTCTTTTTTAGTTTTAGTACTTTATTTACCAAACAAAGCCGCTAGTCTTCTTTATAATTTTCGTAAAATTCTACCTTAATTCTAATAAAGGTTTCTAAGTCTCGCAGGAGCTGCAGGAGCATGGCGCGTGTTTCAAATTCCTGGCGGGTTTTAGGGAGTGGCCTCTCACGAAATACGGTTAAATAGTTGTCAATCTCGTCCAGAAGGTCTCGGGCGGGATTTTCTTGGCTTAGTTGCTTAGCGGTCTGGGAGAAGAGGCGGGCTAAAATCAAGCTTTCACTGGCTGCTAGATGGCAGTTATTGATATTGCTGGCCATGTCTTGCAGGATACGGTTTTGAGCCTGTCGCATTTCAAAATAGTGGATATGGTAGTTGGTCTGGTGAAAGAGGTGGTTGGAGTGATCCAGATAGACCAGCTCCAAGGCCTGCTGCAGAATCTTATCCAGCTCCTTGATCAGAGCTGCATCATTTCGGCCGTCTCCAGATTTTAAGAAATATTCAAAGCGTAGCAAAATCTTTTTCAGCTGTTCTTCCACTTGCTCGTGGTAGCTGTCAATCTCTTGCTGGCGCGAGGGCATATAGAGATTGGCTAGCAGAGCAAAGCCGGTTCCAATGAGAAATAGAGCTAGCTCATTTCCAAGCAGAGACCAGGAGGTGGATTTTTCTAAGAGCAGATGGGTGACTAGGACGGTGCTGGGTGTAATGCCGATTTCCCAGCCAAGCCGAAAGGCCAGTGGTACATAGATCACGATATAGATGGCCAATGCTCCGAGATTGAAACCTAGAAAGTGAAAGGCCAGGCTTCCGATAGCCAGAGCCAGCAGGGTAGATAAAAAGCGATTGCCAGCTAGCTTTGCAGTGCTGCGGCGGGTATCGGTCACGCTGAGGATAGCAATAATTCCGGCTGAAGTTGAGTAGGCCAGACCTAAAAAGTCAGCCAACCAGGCAGCTAGACAAGTAGCTAGTACCAGCTTGATGGTGCGTTGGAGGAGAGACATGAGTAAGAGTTTCCTTTTTTAGACTTCTTTCTATTATAACATGACTGGCGGGGAATCTTAGGGGCTGCTGATTGCTTTTTATCAGAGCAGAATTCTGTCTCGCCCGAGTAAATCCTGCCGCCATTTTTTCGCCTTTGTGTTATACTAGTCCTATGGAAAAAAACGATATTGTCTACGGTGTGCATGCGGTGACAGAGGCTCTCGCTGCTAACACTGGAAATAAACTCTACATTCAGGACGACCTGCGTGGTAAAAAGGTCGATAAAATCAAAAATTTAGCTGCAGAAAAAAAAGTTTCCATCTCCTGGACGCCTAAGAAGACTTTGCAGGAAATGACCGATGGGGCTGTTCACCAAGGGTTTGTCCTGCGAGTGGCGGAGTTCGCCTATACTGACTTCGAGGTGCTGTTGAAAAAAGCAGAGCAGGAAGACAATCCGCTCCTATTGATTTTGGACGGGCTGACTGACCCGCACAATCTGGGTTCTATCTTGCGGACGGCTGACGCGACTAATGTAGCTGGAATCATCATTCCCAAGCACCGGGCAGTCGGTGTGACACCAGTCGTAGCCAAGACCTCAACGGGTGCCATTGAGCATATTCCCATTTCCCGTGTGACCAATCTCAGCCAGACCCTGGACAAGCTCAAGGAAGCTGGTTTTTGGATTTTCGGTACAGATATGCAGGGGACGCCTTCTCATAAGTGGAATACGGCAGGCAAGCTGGCCCTCATCATCGGCAACGAAGGCAAGGGGATTTCAACCAATATCAAAAAGCAGGTGGACGAGATGATTTCCATTCCCATGAATGGGCATGTTCAGAGCCTCAATGCCAGTGTCGCAGCTGCTATTCTTATGTATGAAGTCTTTCGCAATCGCCTATGAAAAGAAAAATCTTACTGGTGGACGGCTACAATATGACGGCCTTTTGGCGGGAGACTCGTCCTTACTTTAATCGTGGGGAGTTAGATGCAGCGCGAACGATTCTGCTCCAGAAGCTCAGCAATTATGCCAGCTTTGAAGGACTGGAAGTTATCTGCGTCTTTGATGCCCAGTATATGCCGGGAGTTCGGCAGACCTATGAGGAGTTTAATGTAACGGTCGTTTTCACCGAGGAGGAGGAAACGGCGGATGACTATATCGAGAGCTTGGCAGCTGAGCTCAATACACCCAAAAATCAGGTATCGGTTGCGACCAGCGATCTCAATGAGCAGTGGACTGTCTTTGCCCAAGGAGCTTTGAGAGTTTCCGCTAGAGAGCTAGAGAAGCGAGTGGCTGTTACCAAATCAGACCTCAATAAACTGAGCGGACAAATCAACCTGCAAAGACCGCCCTTGCGACCGATGGACAGCCAATCTTTGCGCGATTTACAAAAAATGATGGAGAAAAAAAGATGACCTTTAAAATTTTAACCGATTCAACGGCAGACCTGCCAGAAAACTGGATCCAGGAAAATGATGTGCAGGTCCTAGGCCTGACCATTCAGCTAGATGGCCAAACTTATGAGACAGTTGGTGCGGACAAGCTGACCAGCCAAGAACTTCTGGACAAGATGGAGTCCGGCAGTAAACCGACTACCAGCCAGATCAATGTCGGCCAGTTTGAAGATGTCTTTCGCAGCTATGCTAAGGAAGGGACACCAGTTCTCTATGTAGCCTTTGCTTCAGCCCTATCGGGTACTTATCAGAGTGCTGTCATGGCACGGGAGATAGTCTTAGAAGACTTCCCAGATGCACCGATTCGTATCATTGATACCAAAGCAGCTTCCATGGGTGAAGGACTTTTAGTCATGAAGGCGGCAGAGGCTAGAGCGGCAGGCCAGACCTTGGAGCAGACAGCGGACTTGATTGAGAGCTTGGTGCCTAAGGTCAAGACATATTTTCTGGTTGATGACCTCAATCACCTCATGCGGGGCGGCCGGATTTCCAAAACTGCTGCGCTTATGGGGAGCTTAGTTAATATCAAGCCGATTATCGCTGTCAAGGGAGATGGGACTCTGGACTCGGTCGCTAAGGTTCGTGGTAAGAAAAAGGCACAGGCCGAAGTGGTCCGCATGACCCTGGAGGGAGTGGCTGATCCGCGGGTGGTCATCGCCTATGCAGGTGCCAAAGAAGTTGCTGAGAGTCTAAAAACCCAGCTGCTGGAAAGCGATCAAGTAGAGGAAGTTCTCCTTATGCCTCTGGGACCTGTCATTTCTACCCATACTGGTCCTGGAACTTTGGGACTCTTTAGTATCGCCCAAGACATTCAAGATTAAGAAAACATGAAATCGCTATTTCATAAATAATTGCTTCAAATCTATTGCTTTTGCCTACTATTTTTGATATGATAGTAGGCGGTATTGTTTACCCCATTTGTAAGGCCCCGGAACCTTTCAAATAACTCGCGGACCGGAACATCCGCCCTGTAAACAAAAACGATATTCATAGGAGAAATCATGAACAAAACAACATACATGGCTAAGCCAGGTGAAGTTGAACGCAAATGGTATGTAGTGGACGCTACTGATGTCCCTCTTGGACGCCTTTCTGCTGTTGTAGCAAGCGTACTTCGCGGAAAAAACAAACCAACCTTTACACCACACACTGATACAGGTGACTTCGTAATCGTTATCAACGCTGAAAAAGTAAAATTGACTGGTAAAAAAGCGACTGATAAGATTTACTACACTCACTCAATGTACCCAGGTGGATTGAAACAAATCTCAGCAGGTGAGCTTCGCTCTAAGAACGCTGTTCGTTTGATCGAAAAATCTGTTAAAGGTATGCTTCCGCACAATACTCTTGGCCGCGCTCAAGGTATGAAGCTGAAAGTATTTGTAGGCGCTGAGCACACTCACGCTGCACAACAACCAGAAGTTCTTGATATTTCAGGACTTATCTAAGGAAAGGAACAATAAAGTATGTCACAAGCACAATATGCAGGTACTGGACGTCGTAAAAACGCTGTTGCACGCGTTCGCCTTGTTCCAGGAACTGGTAAAATCACTGTTAACAAAAAAGATGTTGAAGAGTACATCCCACACGCTGACCTTCGTTTGGTCATCAACCAACCATTCGCAGTTACTTCAACTGCAGGTTCATACGACGTTTTCGTTAACGTTGTAGGTGGTGGTTACGCTGGTCAAGCAGGAGCTATCCGTCACGGTATCGCTCGTGCTCTTCTTCAAGTAGACCCAGACTTCCGCGATTCATTGAAACGCGCAGGACTTCTTACACGTGACTCACGTAAAGTTGAGCGTAAGAAACCAGGTCTTAA encodes:
- the rlmB gene encoding 23S rRNA (guanosine(2251)-2'-O)-methyltransferase RlmB, with protein sequence MEKNDIVYGVHAVTEALAANTGNKLYIQDDLRGKKVDKIKNLAAEKKVSISWTPKKTLQEMTDGAVHQGFVLRVAEFAYTDFEVLLKKAEQEDNPLLLILDGLTDPHNLGSILRTADATNVAGIIIPKHRAVGVTPVVAKTSTGAIEHIPISRVTNLSQTLDKLKEAGFWIFGTDMQGTPSHKWNTAGKLALIIGNEGKGISTNIKKQVDEMISIPMNGHVQSLNASVAAAILMYEVFRNRL
- a CDS encoding Mini-ribonuclease 3, producing MTDVNLINGIALAFEGDAVYSMYIRRHLIFQGLTKPNQLHREATKYVSAKAQANLISLMLEEGILTEKEEDIYKRGRNANSHTKAKNTDIVTYRMSTGFEAVMGYLHMTEAIERLEELIDWCIRKIEGSF
- a CDS encoding dihydrofolate reductase family protein, which produces MAVYFYGCITMDGYLADSQHRIDWLHQLGSVEDTGYDDFYRQMDITIMGKRTFEEIQDLQDVESFYQATENYVFTHDRHLPVSNYQPVAGDVVDFVHQIDKGKNVFVIGGNSLVGPLLDADLFDHLIIQIAPLILGKGVPLFTQEEGQRFYQLDSLRQFGPFAELVFSRKSQK
- the rplM gene encoding 50S ribosomal protein L13, with the translated sequence MNKTTYMAKPGEVERKWYVVDATDVPLGRLSAVVASVLRGKNKPTFTPHTDTGDFVIVINAEKVKLTGKKATDKIYYTHSMYPGGLKQISAGELRSKNAVRLIEKSVKGMLPHNTLGRAQGMKLKVFVGAEHTHAAQQPEVLDISGLI
- a CDS encoding nucleoside phosphorylase gives rise to the protein MLLEEFEDVAAVIEPTEKPVHDKGEVCETIILSFNGEILKRLIASEEVYPGGYLKSINGQHPWYIYGQGPSKLAVMLAPIGAPMIVGQLEELAARGFKNFIILGSCGVLDRSIEADKIILPAAALRDEGTSYHYAPPSDEVAYDESLLIELEAIFDKHDIEHIRTKSWTTDAFYRETPDKVKRRLAAGAQVVDMEASAIMAWSQFRKTKVYQFFYTSDYVDHHNRIWDARHEERTADAMTFFTIALTIAKELER
- a CDS encoding DegV family protein; translated protein: MTFKILTDSTADLPENWIQENDVQVLGLTIQLDGQTYETVGADKLTSQELLDKMESGSKPTTSQINVGQFEDVFRSYAKEGTPVLYVAFASALSGTYQSAVMAREIVLEDFPDAPIRIIDTKAASMGEGLLVMKAAEARAAGQTLEQTADLIESLVPKVKTYFLVDDLNHLMRGGRISKTAALMGSLVNIKPIIAVKGDGTLDSVAKVRGKKKAQAEVVRMTLEGVADPRVVIAYAGAKEVAESLKTQLLESDQVEEVLLMPLGPVISTHTGPGTLGLFSIAQDIQD
- the cysS gene encoding cysteine--tRNA ligase; translation: MIKIYDTMTRSLREFVPIEEGKVRMYVCGPTVYNYIHVGNARSTVAFDTVRRYFEYRGFEVNYISNFTDVDDKIIHRAKEEGITPKEVADKYIAAFREDVTALGVKPATQHPRVIDFMEAIIDFVQTLVDKGYAYESEGDVYFRVEKSHNYAKLANKTLADLELGASGRTDEETARKENPVDFALWKAAKPGEISWDSPWGAGRPGWHIECSVMSTEILGDTIDIHGGGADLEFPHHTNEIAQSEAKTGQTFSNYWMHNGFVNIDDVKMSKSLGNFITVHDALKTIDGQVLRFFFATQHYRKPINFTEKAVHDAATNLKYLKNTYEQPFTGQADSAQLQAFLDKFTAAMDEDFNAANGITVVFELAKWINSGNYTAEVKEAFAELLEVFGIVFVEEVLDADIERLIEERQEARANRDFATADRIRDELAAQGIKLLDTKDGVRWTRD
- a CDS encoding aromatic acid exporter family protein, yielding MSLLQRTIKLVLATCLAAWLADFLGLAYSTSAGIIAILSVTDTRRSTAKLAGNRFLSTLLALAIGSLAFHFLGFNLGALAIYIVIYVPLAFRLGWEIGITPSTVLVTHLLLEKSTSWSLLGNELALFLIGTGFALLANLYMPSRQQEIDSYHEQVEEQLKKILLRFEYFLKSGDGRNDAALIKELDKILQQALELVYLDHSNHLFHQTNYHIHYFEMRQAQNRILQDMASNINNCHLAASESLILARLFSQTAKQLSQENPARDLLDEIDNYLTVFRERPLPKTRQEFETRAMLLQLLRDLETFIRIKVEFYENYKED
- the rpsI gene encoding 30S ribosomal protein S9 encodes the protein MSQAQYAGTGRRKNAVARVRLVPGTGKITVNKKDVEEYIPHADLRLVINQPFAVTSTAGSYDVFVNVVGGGYAGQAGAIRHGIARALLQVDPDFRDSLKRAGLLTRDSRKVERKKPGLKKARKASQFSKR
- a CDS encoding NYN domain-containing protein, which encodes MKRKILLVDGYNMTAFWRETRPYFNRGELDAARTILLQKLSNYASFEGLEVICVFDAQYMPGVRQTYEEFNVTVVFTEEEETADDYIESLAAELNTPKNQVSVATSDLNEQWTVFAQGALRVSARELEKRVAVTKSDLNKLSGQINLQRPPLRPMDSQSLRDLQKMMEKKR
- a CDS encoding DUF6892 domain-containing protein, producing the protein MSDFLQFDNFNFKLAIIQELMYEQNVLEPRFDVYSFCESEKLSIDPEDFYETPIPEVEAYFERLEIPKEYAQNVESLFFDGGNDIYAQLIPLWDGEDDQFDLENVSEKELSQFSNLKTIDGTIFPFSKEVRDLFESKGIDIEE
- the cysE gene encoding serine O-acetyltransferase — protein: MGWWKESIDIVKENDPAARTSLEVLLTYPGIKALAAHRLSHFLWRHGFKLLARMHSQFWRFWTQIEIHPGAQIESGVFIDHGSGLVIGETAIVERGAMLYHGVTLGGTGKDTGKRHPTVRRGALVSAHAQVIGPIEIGEKAKVGAGAVVVADVPSDVTVVGVPAKIVRVHGEKDEPTIHEVEEKREYYLDKLEHAREASHHSSSL
- a CDS encoding YdeI/OmpD-associated family protein — translated: MTGGTDMSDLSDAILNQVVLELKERLDGPAKERFTKLPPSHQREWARYISEAKKDETKLRRIEKMKVDLLEP